A stretch of Candidatus Leptovillus gracilis DNA encodes these proteins:
- a CDS encoding aspartate aminotransferase family protein: MDYARPKISHGEGIYLYDVEGKRYIDGSGGPLVVNVGHGRTEIVEAMRQQAQSAAYVHATMFTSEAIETYSDALAEIVPLDKPRFFYLSSGSEVVEGAMKLARQIQMARGETSRYIVICRSLSYHGMSLGALSVSGRPGFRNPYLGMMQNMPHIRHPYPYRFPATGVELAGRLEESILAYGPENVSAFIAEPISGASLGAVVPPDTYWPRIRQICDRYGVLLIADEVLVGMGRTGKWWALDHWDTQPDILITSKGTASGYFPLGFVAAHGRDVDQIFHTLGDFNHGGTFSHHAVGAAAGLATLRILQNEQLVENAANLGPYMNTRLHHAFAHHTHIGDIRGRGLFWGLEIVQDRATKTPFPSKQKIAWRLAERAFELGLVIYYSQGCADGASGDVIMLGPPLIINQAQIDEMLAVLELAVTEILG; encoded by the coding sequence ATGGATTACGCCCGACCCAAAATTTCTCATGGGGAGGGCATTTATTTGTATGATGTAGAAGGCAAGCGCTATATTGATGGTTCCGGCGGGCCGCTGGTGGTGAACGTGGGACACGGCCGTACTGAAATTGTCGAAGCCATGCGCCAACAAGCCCAGTCCGCCGCCTACGTCCACGCCACCATGTTCACCAGCGAAGCCATCGAAACCTACTCCGATGCCCTGGCTGAAATTGTGCCGCTGGACAAGCCGCGCTTCTTCTACCTCAGCAGCGGCTCCGAAGTAGTGGAAGGGGCTATGAAATTGGCGCGCCAGATTCAGATGGCCCGCGGTGAAACCAGCCGCTATATCGTCATCTGCCGCTCACTCAGCTATCATGGCATGAGTTTGGGCGCGCTCAGCGTCAGCGGTCGGCCTGGCTTTCGCAACCCCTACCTGGGCATGATGCAAAACATGCCTCACATTCGCCACCCTTACCCCTACCGCTTCCCGGCCACTGGTGTGGAGTTGGCCGGGCGGCTGGAAGAATCCATTCTGGCCTACGGCCCGGAAAACGTCTCGGCCTTCATCGCCGAACCAATCAGCGGCGCCAGCCTGGGGGCCGTCGTACCGCCGGATACTTATTGGCCGCGCATCCGCCAGATTTGCGACCGTTATGGCGTGCTGCTGATCGCCGACGAGGTGTTGGTGGGCATGGGGCGCACCGGCAAGTGGTGGGCGCTGGACCATTGGGACACGCAGCCGGACATTCTGATCACTTCCAAAGGCACGGCTTCGGGTTATTTCCCGTTGGGCTTTGTGGCGGCGCACGGCCGTGACGTGGACCAGATTTTCCATACCCTCGGCGATTTCAATCACGGCGGCACATTTAGCCACCACGCTGTGGGCGCGGCCGCCGGGTTGGCCACACTGCGCATTTTGCAGAATGAACAGTTGGTGGAAAATGCGGCCAACCTGGGACCTTACATGAATACCAGGCTGCACCATGCCTTCGCCCATCACACCCACATCGGCGACATTCGTGGCCGGGGGTTGTTCTGGGGGCTGGAGATTGTGCAAGACCGGGCTACCAAAACCCCCTTCCCGTCCAAACAGAAAATAGCCTGGCGCCTCGCGGAACGCGCTTTTGAGTTGGGGCTGGTGATCTACTATTCGCAAGGCTGCGCTGATGGTGCGTCAGGCGACGTGATTATGCTGGGACCGCCGCTGATCATCAACCAGGCGCAGATAGACGAGATGCTGGCCGTGCTGGAACTGGCTGTTACCGAAATTCTCGGCTAG
- a CDS encoding CoA-transferase subunit beta codes for MIINASRALQGSHVVFVGVGLPNIACNLARRSHSPEMELVYESGVFGANPARLPLSIGDPTLVSGAKSVVSMADLFMYYLQGGLVDVALLGGAQIDRYGNLNTTVIGDYARPKVRLPGSGGACEIAINAQKILMIMRLKGRAFVDKLDFVTSPGHLDGGDARQRAGLPGEGPTLVITDRALFDFANPDHEMTLIEVASGETVESIQADIAWPLRVSPNLKQIVPPQPIELDIIRQQLDPEGMYR; via the coding sequence ATGATTATCAACGCATCCCGCGCTTTGCAGGGCAGCCACGTCGTTTTTGTCGGCGTCGGTCTGCCCAACATCGCCTGCAACCTGGCCCGGCGCAGCCATTCACCAGAGATGGAACTGGTTTACGAAAGCGGCGTCTTTGGCGCCAACCCGGCCCGTCTGCCCCTCTCCATCGGTGACCCCACGCTGGTCAGCGGGGCAAAATCCGTCGTCAGCATGGCCGATTTGTTCATGTATTACCTGCAAGGTGGGCTGGTAGACGTGGCTTTGCTAGGCGGCGCGCAAATTGATCGCTATGGTAATTTGAATACAACAGTTATTGGTGATTATGCGAGGCCGAAGGTGCGTCTGCCCGGTTCTGGTGGCGCGTGCGAAATCGCCATCAACGCCCAAAAAATCTTGATGATCATGCGCCTGAAAGGGCGCGCCTTTGTGGACAAACTGGACTTTGTCACCAGCCCCGGCCACCTGGATGGCGGCGACGCCCGGCAGCGCGCCGGGCTGCCCGGCGAAGGCCCCACACTGGTCATCACCGACCGGGCGTTGTTTGATTTTGCCAACCCCGACCACGAGATGACCCTGATTGAAGTCGCGTCAGGGGAAACGGTGGAAAGCATCCAGGCGGACATCGCCTGGCCGCTGCGCGTCTCGCCCAACCTGAAGCAAATCGTGCCGCCCCAACCCATCGAATTGGACATCATCCGGCAGCAGTTAGACCCGGAAGGCATGTACCGCTAA
- a CDS encoding HAMP domain-containing histidine kinase has protein sequence MSMRSRFILSHVLPLLLILPLIGVALIYLLETQILLQDLSANLTRQAVLIAATTNGRTDIWTNPQQAQAYLAQFDDQLDVQVSLLSASGDYLAATDDDALPLVRPTPDLPSLNAGQRQVAVTYRPDEQSATIYVPVVDVNQHVLGIVQVSDQLESVASSFTRLSQFVLLVLAVALAASMLLGLILALRLERPIGAVTTAVADIATGQRSEPVPETGTRETKKLAQSVNLLTDRLRELEETRQRLLANLVHEIGRPLGALKAAVNVLRDGAGNDPALREEFLAGMDNTISRMEPLLDDLAGLHGQILGNISLNRQTIQLTDWLPALLPTWRAAAQEKGLVWRSDLPDQLSPLHADPDRLAQAMGNLVSNAIKYTPSGGRITIAAGETETEIWLQVGDNGPGIPAEEQELIFAAFYRSQRDRRFPQGLGLGLTIAREIVAEHNGRITLHSTPDAGSLFTIHLPR, from the coding sequence ATGTCTATGCGCAGTCGGTTTATTCTCAGCCATGTGCTGCCCCTATTATTGATTCTGCCGCTGATCGGCGTAGCCCTGATCTATCTGCTGGAAACGCAGATCCTTTTGCAAGACCTGTCGGCCAATCTCACGCGGCAGGCTGTGCTAATCGCTGCTACCACCAACGGCCGTACCGACATCTGGACCAACCCGCAGCAGGCCCAGGCTTACCTGGCCCAATTCGACGACCAGTTAGATGTGCAGGTATCGCTGTTGTCCGCCTCTGGCGATTACCTGGCAGCCACCGACGACGACGCCCTCCCGCTGGTGCGCCCCACCCCAGACCTGCCCAGCCTCAACGCCGGGCAGCGGCAAGTCGCCGTGACTTACCGCCCCGACGAACAGTCGGCGACGATTTACGTGCCGGTGGTGGACGTGAACCAGCATGTGTTGGGCATTGTGCAGGTGTCCGATCAACTGGAAAGCGTTGCCAGCAGTTTTACCCGGCTGAGTCAATTTGTCCTGCTGGTGTTGGCGGTGGCGTTGGCCGCCAGTATGCTGCTGGGGCTGATTCTGGCGCTGCGCCTGGAAAGGCCGATTGGCGCGGTGACAACGGCCGTTGCCGATATTGCCACCGGCCAGCGCAGCGAACCCGTCCCGGAAACAGGAACCAGAGAGACCAAAAAGCTGGCCCAGTCTGTCAATCTCTTAACAGACCGTTTGCGTGAATTGGAAGAGACCCGGCAGCGGTTGTTAGCCAATCTGGTGCATGAAATCGGACGGCCGTTGGGGGCGCTTAAAGCGGCCGTCAACGTGCTGCGCGACGGCGCCGGCAATGACCCGGCCCTGCGCGAGGAATTTCTGGCCGGCATGGACAACACCATCAGCCGCATGGAGCCGCTGCTAGACGACCTGGCCGGGCTGCACGGGCAAATTCTGGGCAACATCTCCCTCAATCGCCAAACCATCCAGCTAACCGATTGGCTGCCCGCCCTGCTGCCCACCTGGCGGGCGGCCGCCCAGGAAAAGGGATTGGTCTGGCGCAGCGACCTGCCCGACCAACTATCGCCGCTGCACGCCGACCCCGACCGGCTGGCGCAGGCGATGGGCAACCTGGTCAGCAACGCCATTAAATATACCCCCAGCGGCGGCCGTATCACCATCGCTGCCGGGGAAACCGAGACAGAAATCTGGCTGCAAGTCGGCGACAATGGCCCAGGTATTCCCGCGGAAGAACAAGAACTCATTTTTGCCGCGTTTTACCGCAGCCAGCGCGACCGCCGTTTTCCTCAGGGCCTGGGCCTGGGCCTGACCATTGCCAGGGAAATTGTGGCAGAGCATAACGGCCGTATCACCCTCCATTCTACCCCAGACGCCGGCAGCCTGTTCACCATCCACCTGCCAAGATAA